A genomic window from Salvia miltiorrhiza cultivar Shanhuang (shh) chromosome 5, IMPLAD_Smil_shh, whole genome shotgun sequence includes:
- the LOC130985865 gene encoding LOW QUALITY PROTEIN: lysine-specific demethylase JMJ26-like (The sequence of the model RefSeq protein was modified relative to this genomic sequence to represent the inferred CDS: deleted 3 bases in 3 codons), which translates to MDERTSYDLDPVVNNIKKMLSRLDVFHLGYGLAGLVMAVLITKQEQHRRCTNNDMPLRPRSLRHAPARKRKLIIDIEDEEECDGNIELLPAEPGDLSNQRTIGSSHISYSVISTTTHQMFPIIKVPKAKRSFSRRKGMGTQRVADAEVGSSSVDKLVPSKKTCRPHSFGELNYYSLDEEDEGRFRSLRKLSKKEHTLKHIMATTETKGFLEKEYSGKVCKVSNEKKICRNKLKRKKVESDSEQEWEEHKKKKGVSVVLSGNQETQTANIINQRTLRRRCVSSNKYLEDFIVCDWLDDEEADVASIIDTGMGGSDYVDVSRIQSSDDSTKAEISLCAKRKCGDSAKPCLSNLSSSSSSSSASLSILKTDIEKVKRSSVEHTKVNRKKSIRCHQCGREDRRIVVPCTKCKGIFYCVQCIKQWYPTLSEKEVSEACPYCRRICNCNLCLHSPSMLKTSKRDLNNDEKIRHLHYLITEIYPYLEHIHQEQIKDIEVESTIKGIPSSSVEVKRAVFYNDERIYCNHCSTSIVDLHRSCPNCSYELCLRCFQEIRAGQVPGNFSKAIIQYVNRGSSYMHGDGELTESFHGDTLGTECGMPVEWTNIKGGAIVCPPKEMGGCGGSKLQLKCLLPEQWISTLKRRAEKVMSECEKTVFQPTFFQGEPESSCKAASREGSKDNCLYCPDSRDILNEEGILHFRRHWAKGEPVIVRNVLDHTSGLSWEPMVMWRALSEHTDDTIDSKISEVRAIDCLAGCEVEINTRKFFKGYTEGRRYANFWPEMLKLKDWPPSDKFEDLLPRHCDEFIQALPFQEYTDPTAGVLNLAAKLPASVLKPDMGPKTYIAYGTVEELGRGDSVTKLHCDMSDAVNILTHTADVAISEDQYEAIELLKEKHRAQDEEECRARRKNITACTSDSDKVTHLSSNLHQSECPSSDNRGGALWDIFRREDVPKLKEYLAKHSSEFRHTYCCPVDQVIHPIHDQTFYLTSAHKVKLKEEFGIEPWTFEQKIGEAVFIPAGCPHQVRNLKSCTKVAADFVSPENLHECLKLTEEFRKLPRDHRAKEDKLEVKKMILHAVNNAIDELQKLIDAQDRHNSNESFV; encoded by the exons ATGG ATGAGAGAACTTCCTATGATCTCGATCCGGTCGTAAACAACATAAAGAAAATGCTTTCTAGGTTAGATGTTTTCCACCTTGGTTATGGTCTGGCTGG TTTGGTGATGGCAGTATTGATCACAAAGCAAGAACAACATCGTCGTTGCACAAACAATGATATGCCATTGAGGCCAAGAAGCCTGAGACATGCGCCTGCAAGGAAGAGGAAGTTAATCATTGATATAGAGGATGAGGAAGAATGTGATGGAAACATAGAATTATTGCCTGCAGAGCCTGGGGATTTGTCAAATCAGAGGACAATAGGGAGCAGCCATATCTCATACTCTGTGATATCAACAACCACACATCAGATGTTTCCAATCATAAAAGTTCCAAAGGCAAAGAGAAGTTTCTCTAGAAGGAAAGGAATGGGAACTCAGAGAGTTGCAGATGCAGAAGTAGGGAGCTCATCCGTAGACAAACTTGTCCCTTCAAAGAAGACATGCCGACCTCATTCTTTTGGTGAACTGAATTATTATAGCCTAGATGAGGAAGATGAAGGTCGTTTTAGATCCCTCAGAAAGTTATCAAAAAAAGAACATACACTAAAACACATAATGGCTACTACTGAAACAAAAGGTTTCCTTGAGAAAGAATACTCAGGAAAAGTTTGCAAGGTGTCAAATGAGAAAAAGATCTGCAGGAATAAACTTAAGAGGAAAAAAGTTGAAAGTGATAGTGAACAAGAGTGGGAGGAGCACAAGAAGAAAAAAGGGGTATCAGTGGTTCTATCTGGTAACCAGGAAACACAAACAGCAAATATTATTAACCAGCGAACATTGAGAAGGCGTTGTGTTTCTTCAAACAAGTATTTAGAAGATTTTATTGTATGCGACTGGTTGGATGATGAAGAAGCAGATGTGGCTTCAATTATAGATACAGGGATGGGAGGAAGTGATTATGTTGATGTTTCTAGAATCCAAAGTAGTGATGATAGCACAAAGGCTGAAATAAGTTTGTGTGCGAAAAGGAAATGCGGTGATTCTGCCAAACCTTGTTTATCTAACTTat catcctcctcttcctcctcctcggcTAGTTTGTCAATTTTGAAAACTGATatagaaaaagtgaaaaggtcaTCAGTTGAACATACGAAG GTAAATAGAAAGAAGTCCATTAGGTGTCATCAGTGTGGCAGAGAAGATCGACGGATTGTTGTTCCATGCACCAAGTGTAAAGGAATCTTTTATTGTGTCCAGTGTATCAAACAATG GTATCCAACATTATCTGAAAAGGAA GTCTCGGAGGCTTGTCCATACTGCCGAAGGATCTGCAACTGCAACTTGTGCTTGCATTCACCTTCCATGTTGAAG ACATCAAAAAGAGATTTGAACAATGATGAAAAGATTCGGCATCTGCACTATCTAATCACTGAAATTTATCCGTACCTCGAACATATTCATCAAGAACAAATTAAAGAT ATCGAGGTAGAGTCGACAATTAAAG GGATACCATCTTCTTCAGTTGAAGTAAAACGTGCAGTTTTCTATAATGATGAGCGTATATATTG CAACCACTGTTCAACTTCAATTGTTGACCTTCACCGGAGCTGCCCAAATTGCTCGTACGAGCTGTGTCTTAGGTGTTTTCAGGAGATCCGTGCTGGTCAGGTACCGGGAAATTTCAGCAAAGCAATCATTCAGTACGTGAATAGAGGCTCCAGTTACATGCATGGTGACGGAGAATTAACAGAATCTTTTCATGGAGATACTTTGGGTACAGAATGTGGAATGCCTGTTGAGTGGACTAACATCAAAGGTGGGGCCATTGTTTGTCCCCCCAAAGAGATGGGTGGGTGTGGTGGTTCCAAGTTACAACTCAAGTGTCTCCTTCCAGAACAATGGATATCAACTTTGAAAAGAAGAGCTGAAAAGGTCATGAGTGAATGTGAGAAAACTGTTTTTCAGCCCACATTCTTCCAAGGTGAGCCTGAAAGCTCATGCAAGGCAGCTTCTAGAGAAGGCTCTAAAGATAACTGC TTGTATTGTCCCGATTCAAGGGATATTTTGAATGAGGAAGGGATTCTTCACTTCCGCAGGCACTGGGCCAAGGGCGAACCAGTGATAGTCAGAAATGTACTTGACCACACGAGTGGGTTAAGTTGGGAGCCTATGGTCATGTGGCGTGCATTGTCTGAGCACACAGATGACACCATCGATTCAAAAATATCTGAAGTGAGGGCTATTGATTGTCTAGCTGGTTGTGAG GTGGAGATCAATACTCGCAAATTCTTCAAAGGTTACACGGAAGGGAGACGATATGCAAACTTCTGGCCGGAGATGCTTAAGCTCAAGGACTGGCCACCATCCGACAAATTTGAGGATTTATTACCACGCCATTGCGATGAGTTCATTCAAGCCTTGCCGTTCCAGGAATACACTGATCCAACGGCTGGAGTTCTTAACCTTGCTGCAAAGTTGCCTGCAAGTGTCTTGAAACCTGATATGGGTCCAAAGACGTATATTGCATATGGGACTGTAGAGGAACTTGGAAGAGGGGATTCTGTGACTAAGCTCCACTGTGATATGTCAGATGCG GTGAATATTTTGACACACACAGCAGATGTGGCTATAAGTGAGGATCAGTACGAAGCAATTGAATTGTTGAAAGAAAAGCATAGAGCGCAGGATGAAGAAGAATGCAGGGCCAGAAGAAAAAACATAACTGCATGCACCTCCGACAGCGACAAAGTTACTCACCTTTCATCTAACCTTCATCAATCAGAATGCCCTTCTTCAGACAACAGAGGTGGCGCTCTGTGGGATATTTTCAGGAGGGAAGATGTTCCCAAGTTGAAAGAGTATCTAGCTAAGCATTCGAGTGAATTTAGACACACTTATTGCTGTCCAGTTGATCAG GTCATTCATCCAATTCACGACCAAACCTTCTATTTGACTTCAGCACACAAAGTCAAACTGAAGGAAGAGTTCG GCATAGAACCTTGGACGTTTGAACAGAAGATTGGTGAAGCTGTTTTCATTCCTGCAGGATGCCCACACCAAGTCAGGAATCTAAAG TCGTGCACCAAGGTCGCTGCTGACTTTGTTTCTCCAGAAAATTTGCATGAGTGCCTTAAACTGACTGAGGAATTCAGGAAGCTTCCAAGGGATCACAGAGCCAAAGAAGACAAATTAGAA GTGAAGAAGATGATCCTTCATGCAGTAAACAATGCTATTGATGAGCTTCAGAAACTGATAGATGCACAAGATAGGCACAACAGCAATGAGAGCTTCGTGTAA
- the LOC130985843 gene encoding leucine--tRNA ligase, chloroplastic/mitochondrial isoform X2, which translates to MRSILPSPNSTFSTCFLIPVGLVYMWGILLVILLRISLLDLNGCKVSMCCIQWVGMHLVYLQSNMQSRQGRTQRLQRSETLIDSALRWTQWIFLQLLKRGLAYQAEVPVNWCPALGTVLANEEVVDGVSERGGHPVIRKPMRQWMLKITAYADRLLEDLDGLDWPESVKEMQRNWIGKSEGAELQFSIMDSDGLECDVKITVYTTRPDTIFGATYLVLAPEHVLLPAIISDSQREVVEEYKELASRKSDLERTELQKEKTGVFSGSYARNPANGLAIPIWIADYVLGSYGTGAIMAVPAHDTRDHEFALKYNIPVFGVVTPENGSFSYLDKAYTSAGTMINSSSPTSGLNINGLPSKDAASKVIEWVEKTGCGMKKVNYKLRDWLFARQRYWGEPIPVVFLDGTGECIPVSEAELPLTLPELDDFTPTGTGEPPLTKALSWVQTVDPISGKSAQRETNTMPQWAGSCWYYLRFMDPRNPNALVDKEKEMYWSPVDVYVGGAEHAVLHLLYARFWHKVLYDVGVVSTKEPFQCVINQGIILGEVQYIAFRDSDGNLVSADSVDEMGSLSQEIVPEEKVTKSGDYFVLKENPDIRLIGRAHKMSKSRGNVVNPDDVVSQYGADSLRLYEMFMGPFRDSKTWSTSGIDGVHRFLARVWRLVVGSPSLDGKFNVGTVDLDGEPSLEQLRCLHRCISKVTEEIEGTRFNTGISAMMEFINAAYKWDKLPRPVIEQFVLLLSPYAPHMSEELWSRLGHSSSLAYEPYPKGNPDYLKESVVVLPVQINGKTRGTIEVDKQCTEEDAFGLASSDPKLSKFLDDKTIKKRIFVPGKILNIIVDAQSVKVAQR; encoded by the exons ATGAGATCGATACTTCCAAGCCCAAATTCTACGTTCTCGACATGTTTCCTTATCCCAG TGGGGCTGGTTTACATGTGGGGCATCCTCTTGGTTATACTGCTACGGATATCCTTGCTAGACTTAAACGGATGCAAGGTTTCAATGTGTTGCATCCAATGGGTTGGGATGCATTTGGTTTACCTGCAGAGCAATATGCAATCGAG ACAGGGACGCACCCAAAGATTACAACGTTCAGAAACATTGATCGATTCCGCTCTCAG ATGGACGCAGTGGATATTTCTGCAGCTCTTGAAGAGAGGATTGGCATATCAG GCTGAAGTTCCTGTGAACTGGTGCCCTGCTCTGGGAACTGTTTTGGCAAATGAAGAAGTAGTGGATGGAGTTAGCGAGCGTGGGGGACACCCAGTTATTAGAAAA CCTATGCGGCAATGGATGCTGAAGATTACTGCATATGCTGACCGTCTCCTTGAAGATTTAGATGGCCTTGACTGGCCTGAAAGTGTTAAGGAAATGCAAAGGAACTGGATAGGGAAATCAGAAGGAGCAGAGCTGCAATTCAGTATCATGGATAGTGATGGTTTAGAATGTGACGTTAAAATTACTGTTTATACCACGAGGCCTGATACGATATTTGGTGCAAC TTACTTGGTCCTGGCTCCTGAACATGTACTACTGCCAGCCATCATATCTGATTCTCAAAGAGAAGTT GTCGAAGAGTACAAAGAACTTGCCTCCAGAAAGAGTGATCTGGAGAGGACTGAGCTCCAGAAGGAAAAAACTGGAGTATTTAGTGGTAGCTATGCAAGAAATCCAGCTAATGGATTAGCTATTCCAATTTGGATAGCTGACTATGTTTTGGGAAG CTATGGAACAGGAGCAATTATGGCTGTACCTGCACATGACACACGAGACCACGAGTTTGCTTTGAAGTACAATATTCCCGTCTTTGGGGTTGTGACTCCAGAAAATGGAAGTTTCAGTTACCTTGACAAGGCTTACACCAGTGCAGGTACGATGATAAATTCATCAAGTCCAACTTCAGGACTTAACATTAATGGTCTACCTAGCAAAGATGCTGCGTCTAAGGTCATTGAATGGGTTGAGAAAACTGGATGTGGAATGAAAAAG GTGAACTATAAATTAAGGGATTGGCTATTTGCTCGGCAGCGTTATTGGGGAGAGCCTATTCCTGTCGTATTTCTAGATGGTACAGGTGAATGTATTCCAGTTTCTGAAGCTGAGCTGCCTCTTACCCTGCCTGAGTTGGATGATTTTACTCCAACTGGGACTGGGGAGCCACCATTGACAAAGGCCCTTTCTTGG GTGCAAACAGTTGACCCTATCTCTGGGAAATCAGCTCAGCGGGAGACAAACACTATGCCTCAATGGGCTGGTTCTTGCTG GTACTACCTGAGGTTCATGGACCCTAGAAATCCGAATGCATTGGTTGACAAGGAAAAAGAAAT GTATTGGAGCCCTGTTGATGTGTACGTTGGCGGTGCTGAACATGCAGTTCTTCACTTACTGTATGCTAGATTCTGGCACAAG GTTCTTTATGATGTTGGTGTCGTCTCAACTAAAGAACCTTTTCAATGTGTCATTAACCAGGGAATTATTCTTGGAGAA GTTCAATATATAGCTTTCAGGGATTCAGATGGTAATCTAGTTTCTGCTGATTCTGTTGATGAAATGGGGAGCCTCAGCCAAGAAATTGTACCCGAGGAGAAG GTAACAAAATCTGGTGATTATTTCGTGTTGAAAGAGAATCCTGATATTCGCTTGATTGGCCGTGCTCACAAGATGAGTAAGAGTAGGGGAAATGTTGTTAACCCAGATGATGTCGTTTCACAATATGGTGCAGATTCTCTTCGTTTATATGAAATGTTCATGGGCCCATTCAG AGATTCAAAAACATGGAGTACAAGTGGCATTGATGGTGTCCATCGCTTTCTCGCAAGAGTTTGGAGATTGGTTGTTGGTTCTCCGTCACTTGATGGTAAATTCAACGTTGGAACAGTGGATCTCGATGGGGAGCCTTCTCTCGAACAGCTTCGTTGTCTTCACCGATGCATTAGTAAG GTGACAGAAGAAATTGAAGGAACGCGGTTTAACACTGGAATTTCTGCAATGATGGAATTCATCAATGCAGCATATAAG TGGGACAAACTTCCAAGGCCAGTCATCGAACAATTTGTTTTACTACTATCACCTTATGCGCCTCACATGTCCGAGGAGCTATGGTCTCGCCTTGGTCACTCAAGTTCACTGGCTTATGAGCCTTACCCCAAG GGGAACCCTGATTACTTGAAGGAGTCGGTGGTGGTTTTACCCGTCCAAATCAACGGGAAGACGAGGGGCACCATTGAGGTCGATAAGCAATGCACCGAGGAAGACGCTTTCGGACTAGCTTCATCGGATCCCAAACTGTCCAAGTTCCTAGATGATAAAACAATCAAGAAGAGGATTTTTGTTCCCGGTAAGATTTTGAATATTATTGTAGATGCGCAGAGCGTCAAGGTGGCGCAAAGGTAG
- the LOC130985843 gene encoding leucine--tRNA ligase, chloroplastic/mitochondrial isoform X1 has product MFTQIQPAARIHFALPPFPASYSLCRRQPLLHRRGPRFSFSRLRILNCSKLTNDGGNSSSSQTSEELSGSGEDGVRRAYPFHEIEPKWQRYWEENKTFRTPDEIDTSKPKFYVLDMFPYPSGAGLHVGHPLGYTATDILARLKRMQGFNVLHPMGWDAFGLPAEQYAIETGTHPKITTFRNIDRFRSQLKLLGFSYDWDREISTTEPDYYRWTQWIFLQLLKRGLAYQAEVPVNWCPALGTVLANEEVVDGVSERGGHPVIRKPMRQWMLKITAYADRLLEDLDGLDWPESVKEMQRNWIGKSEGAELQFSIMDSDGLECDVKITVYTTRPDTIFGATYLVLAPEHVLLPAIISDSQREVVEEYKELASRKSDLERTELQKEKTGVFSGSYARNPANGLAIPIWIADYVLGSYGTGAIMAVPAHDTRDHEFALKYNIPVFGVVTPENGSFSYLDKAYTSAGTMINSSSPTSGLNINGLPSKDAASKVIEWVEKTGCGMKKVNYKLRDWLFARQRYWGEPIPVVFLDGTGECIPVSEAELPLTLPELDDFTPTGTGEPPLTKALSWVQTVDPISGKSAQRETNTMPQWAGSCWYYLRFMDPRNPNALVDKEKEMYWSPVDVYVGGAEHAVLHLLYARFWHKVLYDVGVVSTKEPFQCVINQGIILGEVQYIAFRDSDGNLVSADSVDEMGSLSQEIVPEEKVTKSGDYFVLKENPDIRLIGRAHKMSKSRGNVVNPDDVVSQYGADSLRLYEMFMGPFRDSKTWSTSGIDGVHRFLARVWRLVVGSPSLDGKFNVGTVDLDGEPSLEQLRCLHRCISKVTEEIEGTRFNTGISAMMEFINAAYKWDKLPRPVIEQFVLLLSPYAPHMSEELWSRLGHSSSLAYEPYPKGNPDYLKESVVVLPVQINGKTRGTIEVDKQCTEEDAFGLASSDPKLSKFLDDKTIKKRIFVPGKILNIIVDAQSVKVAQR; this is encoded by the exons ATGTTCACCCAGATTCAACCCGCCGCACGGATTCACTTCGCACTACCTCCATTTCCGGCGAGTTATTCTCTATGCCGCCGCCAACCCCTTCTCCATCGCCGCGGTCCTCGCTTTTCATTTTCCCGCCTCCGAATACTGAATTGCTCAAAGCTCACAAATGACGGTGGAAATTCTAGTTCTAGTCAAACAAGTGAAGAACTCAGCGGCAGTGGAGAAGATGGAGTGAGGAGAGCATATCCGTTTCACGAAATAGAGCCCAAGTGGCAGCGTTACTGGGAGGAGAACAAGACTTTTCGGACGCCCGATGAGATCGATACTTCCAAGCCCAAATTCTACGTTCTCGACATGTTTCCTTATCCCAG TGGGGCTGGTTTACATGTGGGGCATCCTCTTGGTTATACTGCTACGGATATCCTTGCTAGACTTAAACGGATGCAAGGTTTCAATGTGTTGCATCCAATGGGTTGGGATGCATTTGGTTTACCTGCAGAGCAATATGCAATCGAG ACAGGGACGCACCCAAAGATTACAACGTTCAGAAACATTGATCGATTCCGCTCTCAG CTTAAATTATTGGGCTTCTCATATGACTGGGATCGTGAAATTTCTACAACTGAGCCAGATTATTACAGATGGACGCAGTGGATATTTCTGCAGCTCTTGAAGAGAGGATTGGCATATCAG GCTGAAGTTCCTGTGAACTGGTGCCCTGCTCTGGGAACTGTTTTGGCAAATGAAGAAGTAGTGGATGGAGTTAGCGAGCGTGGGGGACACCCAGTTATTAGAAAA CCTATGCGGCAATGGATGCTGAAGATTACTGCATATGCTGACCGTCTCCTTGAAGATTTAGATGGCCTTGACTGGCCTGAAAGTGTTAAGGAAATGCAAAGGAACTGGATAGGGAAATCAGAAGGAGCAGAGCTGCAATTCAGTATCATGGATAGTGATGGTTTAGAATGTGACGTTAAAATTACTGTTTATACCACGAGGCCTGATACGATATTTGGTGCAAC TTACTTGGTCCTGGCTCCTGAACATGTACTACTGCCAGCCATCATATCTGATTCTCAAAGAGAAGTT GTCGAAGAGTACAAAGAACTTGCCTCCAGAAAGAGTGATCTGGAGAGGACTGAGCTCCAGAAGGAAAAAACTGGAGTATTTAGTGGTAGCTATGCAAGAAATCCAGCTAATGGATTAGCTATTCCAATTTGGATAGCTGACTATGTTTTGGGAAG CTATGGAACAGGAGCAATTATGGCTGTACCTGCACATGACACACGAGACCACGAGTTTGCTTTGAAGTACAATATTCCCGTCTTTGGGGTTGTGACTCCAGAAAATGGAAGTTTCAGTTACCTTGACAAGGCTTACACCAGTGCAGGTACGATGATAAATTCATCAAGTCCAACTTCAGGACTTAACATTAATGGTCTACCTAGCAAAGATGCTGCGTCTAAGGTCATTGAATGGGTTGAGAAAACTGGATGTGGAATGAAAAAG GTGAACTATAAATTAAGGGATTGGCTATTTGCTCGGCAGCGTTATTGGGGAGAGCCTATTCCTGTCGTATTTCTAGATGGTACAGGTGAATGTATTCCAGTTTCTGAAGCTGAGCTGCCTCTTACCCTGCCTGAGTTGGATGATTTTACTCCAACTGGGACTGGGGAGCCACCATTGACAAAGGCCCTTTCTTGG GTGCAAACAGTTGACCCTATCTCTGGGAAATCAGCTCAGCGGGAGACAAACACTATGCCTCAATGGGCTGGTTCTTGCTG GTACTACCTGAGGTTCATGGACCCTAGAAATCCGAATGCATTGGTTGACAAGGAAAAAGAAAT GTATTGGAGCCCTGTTGATGTGTACGTTGGCGGTGCTGAACATGCAGTTCTTCACTTACTGTATGCTAGATTCTGGCACAAG GTTCTTTATGATGTTGGTGTCGTCTCAACTAAAGAACCTTTTCAATGTGTCATTAACCAGGGAATTATTCTTGGAGAA GTTCAATATATAGCTTTCAGGGATTCAGATGGTAATCTAGTTTCTGCTGATTCTGTTGATGAAATGGGGAGCCTCAGCCAAGAAATTGTACCCGAGGAGAAG GTAACAAAATCTGGTGATTATTTCGTGTTGAAAGAGAATCCTGATATTCGCTTGATTGGCCGTGCTCACAAGATGAGTAAGAGTAGGGGAAATGTTGTTAACCCAGATGATGTCGTTTCACAATATGGTGCAGATTCTCTTCGTTTATATGAAATGTTCATGGGCCCATTCAG AGATTCAAAAACATGGAGTACAAGTGGCATTGATGGTGTCCATCGCTTTCTCGCAAGAGTTTGGAGATTGGTTGTTGGTTCTCCGTCACTTGATGGTAAATTCAACGTTGGAACAGTGGATCTCGATGGGGAGCCTTCTCTCGAACAGCTTCGTTGTCTTCACCGATGCATTAGTAAG GTGACAGAAGAAATTGAAGGAACGCGGTTTAACACTGGAATTTCTGCAATGATGGAATTCATCAATGCAGCATATAAG TGGGACAAACTTCCAAGGCCAGTCATCGAACAATTTGTTTTACTACTATCACCTTATGCGCCTCACATGTCCGAGGAGCTATGGTCTCGCCTTGGTCACTCAAGTTCACTGGCTTATGAGCCTTACCCCAAG GGGAACCCTGATTACTTGAAGGAGTCGGTGGTGGTTTTACCCGTCCAAATCAACGGGAAGACGAGGGGCACCATTGAGGTCGATAAGCAATGCACCGAGGAAGACGCTTTCGGACTAGCTTCATCGGATCCCAAACTGTCCAAGTTCCTAGATGATAAAACAATCAAGAAGAGGATTTTTGTTCCCGGTAAGATTTTGAATATTATTGTAGATGCGCAGAGCGTCAAGGTGGCGCAAAGGTAG